In Blastopirellula sp. J2-11, a single genomic region encodes these proteins:
- a CDS encoding Hpt domain-containing protein: protein MADTQLPDISGMSLRIAFNNVRVQKFLDGLTPHIDDLVAAVKEKNWSEAGRLSHFIYRCSEVYGYPEIAEIAGSVCNAAAGGDKQQAGRHVLKLLGAYARAGRSSTV from the coding sequence TTGGCCGATACCCAATTGCCCGACATCTCGGGCATGTCGCTCCGGATTGCGTTTAACAATGTCCGCGTCCAAAAGTTTTTGGACGGGCTGACCCCTCACATCGACGATCTGGTCGCCGCGGTCAAAGAAAAAAATTGGTCCGAAGCGGGACGCTTGAGTCACTTTATCTATCGCTGCAGCGAAGTTTACGGCTATCCAGAGATCGCCGAGATCGCCGGTTCGGTCTGCAACGCCGCAGCCGGGGGTGACAAACAGCAAGCGGGACGACACGTGCTGAAGTTGCTAGGCGCGTATGCACGGGCAGGGCGATCGTCGACGGTCTAG